One Scophthalmus maximus strain ysfricsl-2021 chromosome 1, ASM2237912v1, whole genome shotgun sequence genomic region harbors:
- the LOC118299756 gene encoding potassium/sodium hyperpolarization-activated cyclic nucleotide-gated channel 2 → MDGVAGGVGGPGSAPGSGGDSLPRRNGGDSKRRSKGSLPSPGYRLSQASLEGERGSFGGDSTSSGGRGRRLSIMSSSTRDGLPFRTAGTPTTPGALLPPPPPPSSSSATAHPPPRSVGFAPSRAALSSTSSTGTGVMVVATGPETTTTTACNTTVAGTPEMMGHTGLGLFGMGLDGEDYSNSNQSTFIQRQFGAMLQPGVNKFSLRMFGSHKAVALEQARLKSAGSWIIHPYSDFRFYWDLLMLVLMMGNLIVLPVGITFFRDENTPSWIIFNVVSDTLFMVDLVLNFRTGIIKEDNTEILLDPRAIRQNYLKNWFLVDFVSSIPVDYIFLMVDSLDSEVYRTARALRIVRFTKILSLLRLLRLSRLIRYIHQWEEIFHMTYDLASAMVRIVNLIGMMLLLCHWDGCLQFLVPMLQDFPPDCWVSKNLMVNDTWGVQYSYALFKAMSHMLCIGYGAQAPEGMTDVWLTMLSMIVGATCYAMFIGHATALIQSLDSSRRQYQEKYKQVEQYMSFHKLPADVRQKIHEYYEHRFQGKMFDEENILGELSEPLKEEIVSFNCRSLVANMPLFANADPNFVTAVLTKLRFEVFQPSDFIIREGTLGRKMYFIQHGRVGVLTRGNKETKLSDGSYFGEICLLTRGRRTASVRADTYCRLYSLSVDSFNEVLEEHPMMRRAFETVAVDRLDRIGRKNSMLLRKSSQGGSLGGSMGRGGGRGGGGPGSGGGLAAGSLGSCDSMLVQQIVKHDSMPAMQDAIAAASAGRSGIMGGSGTVSPRPRPVIWAPLVHAPLQTAAATSNVAIALMHQQQQQQQQLQQMQQQHALGGAFFLPSPLVSPSPSSSFPLSPPRAPVLQPLRPSVSSLIGMMTIGGMGGLSPRGGFPASPSSMGPPGGVTSPPIAKTPPAPASSVPTSVQQGRTVHYSLRLQTDHPSMITGSLGTPTGGGPPTPALHKAPTTNPAAAPGAPADGSTCVTGQQGAKEALLRHGGNSSQCLPALGRLTQEARLLSASQPTLPHRSWAGVQPHPPLHRKASGGNLLAAPFLAGQLARGSSAGMLTFNAPVQLVTNIQFNAQAQAQAAVTIQSIIPQAISANTAAFTQSVPTPTAVHMPSSSPPKQTPLSSATPSPAPTPSSPTPILSITTRPKPVPMTPSRSSSPPPCSTPPSAGTSPLSLPSTLRPKPLHTPSPRSSSPSPSSTPPPSSVYAPVPIPQPYGPKSSLTSSPPPFPLVISSPPHPQSPRAKASNTPPSAYPLSCLSPAPTPIPSPIPTPTQTTCGHTPTTYQTPTQTIAPVTPTQTQTPTPCPSPFIVTSVPSLGKSQSPTSCLQPSVSSTVRGPTLSQIPKQDLPLTPNQTSTPASTPASTSYSTKVTFSVHPVKQTPPVITPSPTSGSAHSIKPNTSTTSSSTTLRPNPSSTNPSSHTTTSSTTTSPSAPSTFSQTPKQMPTTLTAPTHSSSLNTPLTPAQTSQASTTTTTQSAQAAANHQHHHFP, encoded by the exons ATGGATGGGGTGGCTGGAGGTGTGGGTGGCCCCGGTAGCGCCCCGGGGTCAGGAGGTGATAGCCTGCCCAGACGTAACGGAGGGGACTCGAAGCGCCGCAGTAAAGGCAGCCTGCCCTCCCCGGGCTACAGGCTGTCACAGGCCTCtctggagggggagaggggctcCTTTGGGGGGGACAGCACTTCCTCAGGTGGACGCGGCCGTCGTCTCTCCATCATGAGCTCCTCCACCAGGGACGGCCTTCCCTTCCGCACAGCGGGCACACCAACCACCCCTGGGGCCCTgctgccgccaccaccaccaccctcctcctcctctgccacagCCCACCCTCCACCACGCTCGGTGGGCTTTGCCCCCTCCCGCGCCGCCCTgtcatccacctcctccaccggGACAGGAGTCATGGTGGTAGCCACTGGCCCAgagaccaccaccaccacggccTGCAACACCACTGTGGCGGGGACCCCGGAGATGATGGGTCATACTGGACTGGGTCTGTTTGGCATGGGGCTGGACGGAGAGGACTACAGCAACTCCAACCAGAGCACCTTCATCCAGAGACAGTTTGGAGCCATGCTCCAGCCTGGGGTCAACAAGTTCAGCCTGCGCATGTTTGGATCCCACAAAGCTGTGGCACTGGAGCAGGCTAGACTGAAATCAGCAGGGTCATGGATTATACACCCCTACAGTGACTTCCG ATTCTATTGGGACCTGTTGATGCTAGTGTTGATGATGGGGAACTTAATCGTCCTGCCAGTGGGCATCACGTTCTTTAGAGACGAGAACACGCCCTCGTGGATCATCTTCAACGTGGTCTCCGACACTCTCTTCATGGTCGACTTGGTTCTCAACTTTAGGACGGGCATCATCAAGGAAGACAACACTGAGATATTGCTGGACCCCAG GGCCATCCGCCAGAACTACCTGAAGAACTGGTTCCTCGTAGACTTTGTGTCATCTATCCCGGTGGACTACATCTTCCTGATGGTAGACAGTCTGGACTCTGAGGTCTACAGGACAGCAAGGGCGTTGCGCATCGTCCGCTTCACCAAAATCCTGAGCCTGCTTCGGCTGCTGCGCCTGTCCAGACTCATCCGCTACATCCACCAGTGGGAGGAG aTCTTCCATATGACCTATGACCTTGCCAGTGCCATGGTAAGGATTGTGAACCTGATCGgtatgatgctgctgctctgccactGGGACGGCTGTCTCCAGTTCCTTGTCCCCATGCTGCAGGACTTCCCTCCTGACTGCTGGGTTTCCAAGAACCTGATGGTG AATGACACATGGGGCGTGCAGTACTCCTATGCTCTATTCAAAGCCATGAGCCACATGTTGTGTATTGGGTACGGCGCACAGGCTCCAGAGGGGATGACTGATGTGTGGCTCACCATGCTCAGTATGATCGTAGGCGCCACCTGCTATGCCATGTTCATCGGACACGCCACCGCCCTAATCCAGTCGCTGGACTCCTCACGACGACAGTATCAGGAAAAG TACAAGCAGGTGGAGCAGTATATGTCATTCCATAAGCTTCCTGCTGATGTTCGGCAAAAGATCCACGAGTACTATGAGCACCGCTTCCAGGGGAAAATGTTTGATGAGGAGAACATCCTGGGAGAACTCAGTGAGCCACTTAAAGAg GAGATTGTCAGCTTTAACTGCCGTAGCCTGGTGGCTAACATGCCACTGTTTGCCAATGCTGATCCCAACTTTGTGACCGCGGTGTTGACCAAGCTCCGCTTTGAAGTGTTTCAACCGTCTGATTTCATCATCCGCGAGGGAACACTTGGACGGAAGATGTACTTCATCCAACATGGCCGAGTCGGTGTGCTGACCCGTGGTAACAAGGAAACCAAGCTGAGCGACGGGTCTTACTTTGGAG AGATCTGTTTGTTGACTCGTGGACGGAGGACAGCCAGTGTCCGGGCAGATACCTACTGTCGTCTGTATTCTCTCAGTGTGGACAGCTTTAACGAGGTGCTGGAGGAACATCCGATGATGCGACGTGCCTTCGAAACTGTCGCTGTTGACCGTCTGGACCGCATTG GCCGGAAAAACTCCATGCTCCTGCGGAAGTCCTCCCAGGGTGGTTCACTAGGGGGCAGCATGGGTCGCGGTGGAGGCCGGGGTGGAGGAGGTCCAGGATCAGGGGGAGGCCTTGCAGCTGGCAGTCTGGGTTCCTGTGATAGCATGTTGGTACAGCAGATTGTCAAACACGACAGCATGCCGGCCATGCAGGATGCCATTGCTGCAGCCTCTGCAGGAAGAAGCGGCATCATGGGAGGAAGTGGCACAGTGTCTCCTCGGCCACGCCCGGTCATCTGGGCGCCACTGGTCCATGCTCCCCTGCAGACTGCAGCTGCCACCAGTAATGTAGCCATCGCCCTcatgcaccagcagcagcaacagcagcagcagcttcagcagatgcagcagcagcatgcacTAGGAGGTGCTTTCTTCCTGCCTTCCCCTcttgtctccccctctccctcctcttctttccctctgtcaccCCCTCGTGCTCCTGTGTTGCAGCCCCTTCGCCCCTCTGTGAGCTCCCTCATCGGGATGATGACGATAGGAGGAATGGGTGGTCTGTCCCCAAGAGGAGGATTTCCTGCCTCCCCCTCATCCATGGGCCCTCCTGGTGGGGTGACATCACCGCCTATTGCTAAAACACCACCCGCTCCAGCTTCTTCTGTCCCAACCTCTGTCCAACAAGGAAGGACTGTTCATTACAGCCTCCGTCTCCAGACTGATCACCCTTCAATGATAACTGGATCACTTGGCACTCCAACAGGAGGAGGACCACCAACTCCAGCCCTCCACAAGGCACCGACCACAAacccagcagctgctcctggtgccccagcagatggcagcactTGTGTTACAGGTCAACAGGGAGCAAAAGAAGCTCTGTTACGTCATGGAGGAAATAGCTCTCAGTGTCTGCCAGCGCTGGGCAGGCTCACCCAGGAAGCCAGGCTGCTGTCCGCCTCGCAGCCCACTCTGCCTCACCGTTCGTGGGCTGGAGTGCAGCCACACCCGCCTCTCCACCGGAAGGCCTCTGGTGGCAATTTGTTGGCAGCTCCTTTCCTGGCAGGACAGTTAGCCAGGGGAAGCAGTGCAGGCATGCTGACCTTTAATGCTCCAGTGCAGCTGGTAACAAATATACAATTTAatgcacaagcacaagcacaggCTGCCGTTACCATTCAGTCCATCATACCACAGGCTATCTCCGCAAACACAGCTGCATTCACACAATCTGTACCCACACCCACCGCTGTACACATGccatcttcctcccctccgAAGCAAACCCCACTCTCCTCTGCCACCCCTTCACCTGCACCCACCCCTTCATCTCCCACCCCCATCCTGTCCATAACAACTCGCCCGAAACCAGTCCCAATGACCccctctcgctcctcttctccccctccctgctCCACTCCACCTTCAGCAGGTACAAGCCCATTGTCGCTCCCTTCAACTCTTCGTCCCAAACCACTCCATACGCCTTCCCCccgctcttcctctccctctccctcctctacaCCGCCTCCATCCTCTGTTTACGCCCCAGTTCCAATACCTCAACCTTATGGGCCCAAATCATCTcttacctcctctcctcctcccttccccttgGTAATTTCTTCGCCACCGCATCCCCAGAGTCCCAGAGCCAAGGCATCCAACACACCTCCTTCTGCTTATCCGTTGTCTTGCCTGAGCCCTGCCCCAACCCCAATCCCTTCTCCGATCCCGACTCCCACTCAGACTACCTGTGGCCACACCCCTACCACTTACCAAACTCCTACGCAAACCATCGCACCTGTCACTCCtacccagacccagacccctACACCTTGCCCATCTCCATTCATTGTTACATCTGTTCCCTCCCTGGGTAAATCCCAAAGTCCAACATCTTGTCTCCAGCCATCTGTCTCCAGCACAGTCAGGGGCCCCACCCTGAGCCAGATCCCGAAACAGGATTTGCCTCTCACCCCAAACCAAACTTCAACTCCTGCCTCAACTCCTGCTAGCACTAGCTATTCTACTAAAGTAACATTCTCAGTTCATCCTGTAAAGCAAACCCCTCCTGTCATTACTCCAAGCCCCACTTCAGGCTCTGCTCACTCCATCAAACCAAACACATCAACAACCTCATCCTCAACAACTTTACGCCCAAACCCCAGCTCCACTAACCCCTCCTCTCATACAACCACCTCCTCTACCACCACCTCTCCAAGTGCCCCATCTACCTTTTCTCAGACCCCAAAACAAATGCCAACCACCTTAACTGCCCCTACCCACTCCTCATCACTCAACACACCCCTTACCCCAGCTCAGACCTCTCAGGCATCTACCACTACAACCACCCAGTCAGCACAAGCAGCCGCcaaccaccaacaccaccacttCCCCTAA